The following proteins are co-located in the Salvelinus namaycush isolate Seneca unplaced genomic scaffold, SaNama_1.0 Scaffold3126, whole genome shotgun sequence genome:
- the LOC120039944 gene encoding cysteine-rich protein 2-like: MVGYCPIFGKPVYFGEKMRSLGRDYHPLCLKCQLCQRQLTPGQHAEHDEKPYYTNCYM; the protein is encoded by the exons ATGGTGGGCTACTGTCCCATCTTTGGGAAACCCGTctactttg GTGAGAAGATGAGGTCATTGGGGCGGGACTACCACCCTCTGTGTCTGAAGTGTCAACTGTGTCAGAGACAGTTGACCCCGGGACAACATGctgag catgatgagaaaccctactacactaactgttacatgtag